A region of Streptomyces cinnamoneus DNA encodes the following proteins:
- a CDS encoding DUF3107 domain-containing protein, whose product MEVKIGVQHAPREIVLESGQSADEIERAVADALVGKAQLLSLEDDRGRKVLVPAERLAYVEIGEPTVRKVGFGAM is encoded by the coding sequence GTGGAGGTCAAGATCGGCGTGCAGCACGCGCCGCGCGAGATCGTTCTGGAGAGCGGGCAGTCTGCCGACGAGATCGAGCGCGCCGTGGCCGACGCGCTCGTCGGCAAGGCGCAGCTGCTGAGCCTTGAGGACGACCGCGGACGCAAGGTCCTGGTCCCGGCCGAGCGCCTGGCGTACGTGGAGATCGGTGAGCCGACCGTCCGGAAGGTTGGGTTCGGCGCGATGTGA
- a CDS encoding TetR/AcrR family transcriptional regulator encodes MTAIEQTEARPRGTRLPRRARRNQLLGAAQEVFVAQGYHAAAMDDIAERAGVSKPVLYQHFPGKLDLYLALLDQHCENLLQAVRTALASTSENKQRVAATMDAYFAYVEEEGGAFRLVFESDLTNEPAVRERVERVSLECAEAISEVVAEDTGLSKDEAMLLAVGLGGVSQVVARYWLSSESAVPRETAVQLLTSLAWRGIAGFPKVGHEQH; translated from the coding sequence GTGACAGCCATCGAGCAGACCGAGGCGCGCCCGCGAGGCACGCGCCTGCCGCGCCGAGCCCGACGCAACCAGCTCCTGGGCGCGGCCCAGGAGGTCTTCGTGGCCCAGGGGTACCACGCCGCGGCGATGGACGACATCGCCGAGCGCGCCGGGGTCAGCAAGCCGGTCCTCTACCAGCACTTCCCCGGCAAGCTGGACCTGTACCTCGCACTGCTGGACCAGCACTGCGAGAACCTGCTCCAGGCCGTGCGCACCGCGCTCGCGTCCACGTCGGAGAACAAGCAGCGCGTGGCGGCCACCATGGACGCCTACTTCGCCTACGTCGAGGAGGAGGGCGGCGCGTTCCGGCTGGTCTTCGAGTCGGACCTGACCAACGAGCCGGCCGTGCGCGAGCGCGTCGAGCGGGTCTCGCTGGAGTGCGCCGAGGCGATCAGCGAGGTGGTCGCCGAGGACACCGGCCTGTCGAAGGACGAGGCCATGCTGCTGGCCGTGGGGCTGGGCGGCGTCTCGCAGGTGGTGGCCCGCTACTGGCTCTCCAGCGAGAGCGCGGTGCCGCGCGAGACCGCGGTGCAGCTGCTGACGTCGCTGGCGTGGCGGGGCATCGCGGGCTTCCCGAAGGTCGGGCACGAGCAGCACTGA
- a CDS encoding alpha/beta fold hydrolase, translated as MSSTESPDAHAVPVVPPARPSQVSEGEKVRTVALPGITLSVRSRPPGRPGLPPALYVHGLGGSSQNWSELMEQLADVVDGEALDLPGFGDAPPPADGDYSITAYARVVIRYLDASARGPVHLIGNSMGGAVATRVAAVRPDLVRTLTLVSPALPELRPQRTAMPTGLLAVPGVISLFAHMTRDWTPERRTREVMALCYGDPSRVTPEGFALAVAEYERRLQLPYFWEVMAKSARGIVDAYTLGGQHSLWRQAEKVLAPTLLVYGMRDQLVSVRMARRASKAFRDSRLLTLLETGHVAMMEDPDAVARAFRQLLTDTATTSERSAPPRG; from the coding sequence ATGTCTTCGACCGAGTCGCCGGATGCCCACGCCGTGCCCGTGGTGCCTCCCGCGCGGCCCTCGCAGGTCAGCGAGGGGGAGAAGGTCCGCACCGTGGCCCTGCCCGGCATCACCCTGAGCGTGCGCTCCCGCCCGCCCGGGCGCCCCGGCCTGCCGCCGGCGCTCTACGTCCACGGCCTCGGCGGCTCGTCGCAGAACTGGTCCGAGCTGATGGAACAGCTCGCGGACGTCGTCGACGGCGAGGCGCTGGACCTGCCCGGCTTCGGCGACGCGCCGCCGCCGGCCGACGGCGACTACTCGATCACCGCGTACGCCCGCGTCGTCATCCGCTACCTCGACGCCTCCGCCCGCGGCCCCGTCCACCTGATCGGCAACAGCATGGGCGGCGCCGTCGCCACCCGGGTGGCGGCCGTCCGGCCGGACCTGGTGCGCACCCTCACGCTCGTCTCGCCCGCCCTGCCCGAGCTGCGCCCGCAGCGCACCGCGATGCCCACCGGGCTGCTCGCCGTCCCGGGCGTCATCTCGCTCTTCGCCCACATGACCCGGGACTGGACCCCCGAGCGGCGCACGCGCGAGGTGATGGCCCTCTGCTACGGCGACCCCTCGCGGGTGACGCCGGAGGGGTTCGCCCTGGCCGTCGCGGAGTACGAGCGAAGACTCCAGCTCCCCTACTTCTGGGAGGTCATGGCCAAGTCGGCCCGCGGCATCGTCGACGCCTACACGCTCGGCGGACAGCATTCGCTGTGGCGCCAGGCGGAGAAGGTCCTTGCCCCTACTCTGCTCGTGTACGGAATGCGCGACCAGCTCGTCTCCGTCCGCATGGCCCGCCGCGCGAGCAAGGCTTTCCGCGACTCGCGGCTGCTGACGCTGCTCGAGACGGGTCATGTCGCCATGATGGAGGACCCGGACGCGGTGGCTCGCGCCTTCCGGCAACTCCTCACGGACACCGCAACGACATCTGAACGGAGCGCCCCGCCCCGTGGGTAA
- a CDS encoding DUF3152 domain-containing protein, whose product MGKHSARADRARTGSAAAPGTGRRRAPEGTGRPAVPHDHEAAPPVPGPGPGRRRGVSSEREAADLAADFDALFTAGLGAAGHPQAGFGQDHGSAAGPGENPAAEPPARPSARAGHPEQQRDAAAGWGVIGAQRAQRGQGQPAARQPAGPTHFTTGFTPSGSPGPRDGGTGTRGRVPEPRRAPGHTPSGNGRGPRGSGRAVARTVTGVAAAMVTTVLAVVIAGQVHKGAGDRTEASAADLRRSDPDAASRSDSRPTPNGGAAVPATYEQKMAKKYPLDATAGASGEFMPVPGGDKAPGSGEVMRYRVDVEKGLPLDGELFATAVHRTLNDDRSWGHGGKRAFERVSSGDADFVVTLASPRATAAWCAKSGLDTTEDNVSCDSAATDRVMINAYRWAQGSQTFGDEMQAYRQMLINHEVGHRLGHDHESCSADGALAPVMMQQTKFLTTDGKTCRPNPWPYPEPGSVSAS is encoded by the coding sequence GTGGGTAAACACAGCGCACGCGCCGACCGGGCCCGCACCGGGTCCGCCGCCGCGCCCGGTACGGGCCGCCGTCGTGCCCCGGAGGGCACCGGCCGTCCGGCCGTGCCGCACGATCACGAGGCCGCGCCGCCGGTGCCCGGCCCCGGCCCGGGGCGCCGTCGCGGCGTCTCCTCCGAGCGGGAGGCCGCGGACCTCGCGGCCGACTTCGACGCGCTCTTCACCGCCGGCCTCGGCGCGGCGGGTCATCCCCAGGCCGGCTTCGGCCAGGACCACGGCTCCGCCGCCGGCCCCGGCGAGAACCCCGCCGCTGAGCCGCCCGCCCGGCCCTCCGCACGCGCCGGCCACCCCGAGCAGCAGCGCGACGCGGCGGCCGGCTGGGGCGTCATCGGCGCCCAGCGCGCCCAGCGCGGCCAGGGTCAGCCCGCCGCCCGGCAGCCCGCCGGCCCCACGCACTTCACCACCGGTTTCACCCCGTCGGGCAGCCCCGGCCCCCGCGACGGCGGGACCGGCACCCGGGGGCGCGTCCCCGAACCCCGGCGTGCCCCCGGGCACACCCCCTCCGGCAACGGCCGCGGTCCCCGCGGCTCGGGCCGGGCCGTGGCGCGGACGGTCACCGGGGTGGCCGCCGCCATGGTGACCACCGTGCTGGCCGTCGTCATCGCCGGGCAGGTGCACAAGGGCGCGGGCGACCGGACGGAGGCCAGCGCCGCGGACCTCCGGCGGAGCGACCCGGACGCCGCTTCCCGCTCCGACAGCAGGCCCACGCCGAACGGCGGCGCCGCGGTGCCGGCGACGTACGAGCAGAAGATGGCGAAGAAGTACCCCCTGGACGCCACAGCGGGGGCGTCCGGTGAATTCATGCCCGTTCCGGGCGGCGACAAGGCCCCCGGATCGGGTGAAGTCATGCGCTACCGCGTTGACGTGGAGAAGGGGCTGCCGCTCGACGGCGAGCTCTTCGCCACGGCCGTGCACCGGACCCTCAACGACGACCGCAGCTGGGGCCACGGCGGCAAGCGCGCCTTCGAGCGCGTCTCCTCCGGGGACGCCGACTTCGTGGTCACCCTGGCCAGCCCCCGGGCGACGGCCGCCTGGTGCGCCAAGTCGGGACTCGACACCACGGAGGACAACGTCTCCTGCGACTCGGCGGCCACCGACCGCGTCATGATCAACGCTTATCGCTGGGCGCAGGGTTCGCAGACCTTCGGCGACGAGATGCAGGCCTACCGGCAGATGCTCATCAACCACGAGGTGGGCCACCGGCTCGGTCACGACCACGAGTCCTGCTCGGCGGACGGCGCCCTCGCGCCCGTGATGATGCAGCAGACGAAGTTCCTCACCACCGACGGGAAGACCTGCCGCCCCAACCCCTGGCCGTATCCGGAGCCGGGTTCCGTTTCCGCTTCCTGA
- a CDS encoding Ms4533A family Cys-rich leader peptide, with translation MSHHHASASAGFELALIGVAAHAVADILCR, from the coding sequence ATGTCGCACCACCACGCCTCCGCGAGCGCCGGCTTCGAGCTGGCGCTGATCGGCGTGGCCGCGCACGCGGTGGCCGACATTCTCTGTCGCTGA
- a CDS encoding ABC transporter substrate-binding protein has protein sequence MRHMSLISRAVAASAVSVVLIGGAVACGPEKSGGDAGSGAAGAPKKGGTLTVLNRAPQKQFDPARLYTSGGGNIPSLVYRTLTTRNRESGAEGTKVVPDLATDTGTPSDDAKTWTFKLKDGLKYEDGSPITAADVKYGVERSFAAELSGGAPYLRDWLVGGDTYQGPYKEKKGLDSIETPDEKTIVFKLRKSEGDFPFYATSTQFAPVPKSKDTGVKYAEHPVSSGPYKVVKNVGDGEQMVLERNPNWSEETDKERHAYPDRIEVRSGLDPAVINQRLSSGQGADAAAVTTDTNLGPAELARVGGDGKLADRVGTGHFGQTSYLAFNPAVKPFDNPKVRQAISYAINRTSVVNAAGGSSLAEPATTFLPDQKPLGYTPYDHFPAGAKGDPGKARELLKEAGYDNGLEITLTHSTAQNFETSPEIATAVQAALKEAGITVKLEGLEDNDYDEKIHSFAKQPGLFIAHWGADWPSGGPFLAPVFDGRQIVKDGANFNTARLDDPKVNDEIDEINKITDHDAAAARWGALDKRIGEQALTVPLFHPVYKRLYGKDVKNVVISDWTGVLDVSQVAVK, from the coding sequence ATGCGTCACATGTCCCTCATATCCCGCGCCGTGGCCGCGTCCGCCGTCAGTGTGGTCCTGATCGGCGGCGCCGTGGCCTGCGGCCCGGAGAAGAGCGGCGGCGACGCCGGGAGCGGCGCCGCGGGCGCGCCCAAGAAGGGCGGCACGCTCACCGTCCTCAACCGGGCGCCGCAGAAGCAGTTCGACCCCGCCCGCCTGTACACCTCCGGCGGCGGCAACATCCCCTCGCTCGTCTACCGCACCCTCACCACCCGCAACCGCGAGAGCGGCGCCGAGGGCACCAAGGTCGTCCCCGACCTCGCCACGGACACCGGCACGCCCAGCGACGACGCCAAGACGTGGACGTTCAAGCTGAAGGACGGCCTCAAGTACGAGGACGGCTCGCCCATCACCGCCGCCGACGTCAAGTACGGCGTCGAGCGCTCCTTCGCGGCCGAACTCTCCGGCGGCGCCCCCTACTTGCGCGACTGGCTGGTCGGTGGCGACACCTACCAGGGCCCGTACAAGGAGAAGAAGGGCCTCGACTCGATCGAGACCCCGGACGAGAAGACCATCGTCTTCAAGCTGCGCAAGTCCGAGGGCGACTTCCCCTTCTACGCCACCTCCACCCAGTTCGCGCCCGTCCCCAAGTCCAAGGACACCGGCGTCAAGTACGCCGAGCACCCGGTCTCCTCGGGGCCGTACAAGGTCGTCAAGAACGTGGGCGACGGCGAGCAGATGGTTCTTGAGCGCAACCCCAACTGGTCGGAGGAGACCGACAAGGAGCGGCACGCCTACCCCGACCGGATCGAGGTCAGGTCCGGTCTCGACCCCGCCGTGATCAACCAGCGGCTGTCCTCCGGCCAGGGCGCCGACGCGGCCGCCGTGACCACCGACACCAACCTCGGCCCGGCCGAGCTCGCGCGGGTCGGCGGCGACGGAAAGCTCGCCGACCGGGTGGGCACCGGCCACTTCGGCCAGACCAGCTACCTGGCGTTCAACCCCGCGGTCAAGCCCTTCGACAACCCGAAGGTCCGCCAGGCGATCTCGTACGCGATCAACCGCACGAGCGTCGTCAACGCCGCCGGCGGCTCCTCGCTCGCCGAGCCCGCGACCACGTTCCTGCCGGACCAGAAGCCCCTCGGCTACACGCCGTACGACCACTTCCCGGCGGGCGCCAAGGGCGACCCCGGCAAGGCCAGGGAGCTGCTGAAGGAGGCCGGTTACGACAACGGCCTGGAGATCACCCTCACCCACTCCACCGCCCAGAACTTCGAGACCAGCCCCGAGATCGCGACCGCCGTCCAGGCCGCGCTCAAGGAGGCCGGAATCACGGTCAAGCTGGAGGGCCTGGAGGACAACGACTACGACGAGAAGATCCACAGCTTCGCGAAGCAGCCGGGCCTCTTCATCGCCCACTGGGGCGCCGACTGGCCCTCCGGCGGCCCGTTCCTGGCCCCCGTCTTCGACGGCCGGCAGATCGTCAAGGACGGCGCCAACTTCAACACCGCGCGCCTGGACGACCCGAAGGTCAACGACGAGATCGACGAGATCAACAAGATCACCGACCACGACGCGGCCGCCGCGCGCTGGGGCGCCCTCGACAAGCGGATCGGCGAGCAGGCCCTGACCGTCCCGCTCTTCCACCCGGTCTACAAGCGCCTCTACGGCAAGGACGTCAAGAACGTCGTCATCAGCGACTGGACCGGTGTCCTCGACGTCTCGCAGGTCGCGGTCAAGTGA
- a CDS encoding ABC transporter permease has product MTTDLITTAEPEAGVAPAPGARQVWRRLRARKAALAAAAVLGLLVLLALAAPLLAALEGQDPGAYHDALVDSARGGVPLGDFGGVSADHWLGVEPGTGRDLFVRLLYGARVSLLVAIGATLVQVLIGVGLGLGAALGNRFVESVLTHVTDVMVAMPLLVFAIALMAVVPPDFPRPVLLVIAIGLLQWGGMARLVRAQTLGLVKLDFVAAARLTGASTWRVARRELLPSLAAPVITYAVVLLPANIVLEASMSFLGVGVKPPTPSWGQMLSTATTWFRADPAYVLLPALLLFVTTLAFTVLGDGVRTALDPREASRLGVGRSRRKARTSGAGGAA; this is encoded by the coding sequence GTGACGACGGACCTGATCACCACCGCGGAACCGGAGGCGGGCGTCGCTCCCGCCCCCGGCGCCCGGCAGGTGTGGCGACGGCTGCGCGCCCGCAAGGCCGCGCTCGCCGCCGCCGCCGTGCTGGGCCTGCTCGTCCTCCTCGCCCTCGCCGCGCCGCTGCTGGCGGCGCTGGAGGGCCAGGACCCGGGCGCCTACCACGACGCCCTCGTCGACTCCGCGCGCGGCGGCGTGCCGCTCGGCGACTTCGGCGGCGTCAGCGCCGACCACTGGCTCGGCGTCGAACCCGGCACCGGCCGCGACCTGTTCGTCCGGCTCCTCTACGGCGCCCGCGTCTCGCTGCTCGTCGCCATCGGCGCCACGCTCGTACAGGTGCTGATCGGCGTCGGCCTGGGCCTCGGGGCGGCCCTCGGCAACCGCTTCGTGGAGAGCGTCCTCACCCATGTCACCGACGTGATGGTGGCGATGCCGCTGCTGGTCTTCGCCATCGCCCTGATGGCCGTCGTCCCCCCGGACTTCCCGCGTCCGGTGCTGCTCGTCATCGCCATCGGACTGCTGCAGTGGGGCGGCATGGCACGTCTCGTGCGCGCCCAGACCCTGGGTCTGGTCAAGCTCGACTTCGTCGCCGCGGCCCGGCTCACCGGCGCCTCGACGTGGCGGGTGGCCCGGCGCGAGCTGCTGCCCTCGCTGGCGGCGCCCGTGATCACCTACGCGGTCGTGCTGCTGCCGGCCAACATCGTGCTGGAGGCGAGCATGTCCTTCCTGGGCGTGGGCGTGAAGCCCCCGACGCCCTCCTGGGGGCAGATGCTCTCGACGGCCACCACGTGGTTCCGCGCCGACCCGGCGTACGTGCTGCTGCCCGCGCTGCTGCTGTTCGTCACCACGCTCGCCTTCACCGTCCTGGGCGACGGGGTGCGCACCGCCCTCGACCCGCGCGAGGCTTCACGGCTCGGCGTCGGCCGGAGCCGGCGCAAGGCCCGCACGAGCGGCGCGGGAGGTGCGGCGTGA
- a CDS encoding ABC transporter permease, translating to MTLYFLRRALGALVVVLVLTAVVYATFYIAPGDPARLACGPRCNPEQIRQVREQLALGDPVYVQYWHFLQGIVAGHDYSTGTGVLHCDAPCFGLSYQNDQQVTDLLVQRLPATASLAAGAMVVWLLLGTGTGLLSALRRGGATERALTWLTLAGTATPVFVSGLGLLMLFCAHLEWLPFPSYVPLTDDPEQWAWNMLLPWAALGLLESAKYARLTRSSMLETLAEDHIRTFRAYGVSERALIGRHALRGALAPVIALSAADFGSMFGNAVVTEMMFGLPGIGQLLVTATRTIDLPVVVAVVTVTGAAVVVANIVADVLYTVADRRVALR from the coding sequence GTGACCCTCTACTTCCTGCGGCGCGCCCTCGGTGCGCTCGTCGTCGTCCTGGTGCTCACCGCCGTCGTCTACGCGACCTTCTACATCGCCCCGGGCGACCCCGCCCGCCTGGCGTGCGGCCCCCGCTGCAACCCCGAGCAGATCCGCCAGGTCCGCGAGCAGCTCGCCCTCGGCGACCCCGTGTACGTGCAGTACTGGCACTTCCTCCAGGGCATCGTCGCCGGGCACGACTACTCCACCGGCACCGGCGTGCTCCACTGCGACGCCCCCTGCTTCGGGTTGTCGTACCAGAACGACCAGCAGGTCACCGACCTGCTCGTGCAGCGGCTGCCCGCCACCGCCTCCCTGGCGGCAGGCGCCATGGTCGTGTGGCTGCTGCTGGGCACCGGCACCGGTCTGCTGTCCGCGCTGCGCCGCGGCGGCGCCACCGAGCGGGCACTGACCTGGCTCACGCTCGCCGGGACCGCGACGCCGGTCTTCGTCAGCGGCCTGGGCCTGCTGATGCTGTTCTGCGCCCACCTGGAGTGGCTGCCCTTCCCGTCCTACGTGCCGCTGACCGACGACCCCGAGCAGTGGGCCTGGAACATGCTGCTGCCCTGGGCGGCGCTGGGGCTGCTGGAGTCCGCCAAATACGCCCGGCTGACCCGCAGTTCGATGCTGGAGACGCTGGCCGAGGACCACATCCGCACCTTCCGTGCCTACGGCGTCTCCGAACGGGCGCTCATCGGGCGGCACGCGCTGCGGGGCGCGCTGGCACCGGTGATCGCGCTGTCGGCGGCCGACTTCGGGTCGATGTTCGGCAACGCCGTGGTCACCGAGATGATGTTCGGCCTGCCCGGCATCGGCCAGCTCCTCGTGACCGCCACCCGGACCATCGACCTGCCGGTCGTCGTGGCCGTGGTGACGGTCACCGGGGCCGCCGTCGTCGTCGCCAACATCGTGGCCGACGTGCTGTACACCGTCGCCGACCGAAGGGTGGCCCTGCGATGA
- a CDS encoding dipeptide ABC transporter ATP-binding protein has translation MTTEPLVVVDGLSVAFPAAPGGGLVRAVTDLSFTLPAGGALGVVGESGSGKSTAAYALLGLHRGTGARVTGSVRVAGHDVPAASDAELRRLRGGVAAMVFQDPLSSLDPYQAIGDQIAEVYRVHRRGASGKAARARAVHVLDRVGIPDAARRARFRPHEFSGGMRQRALIAMALACEPRLLVADEPTTALDVTVQAQVLGLLRELRAETGMGLILVTHDLGVAAGNVDELLVMKDGAAVEHGPVGTVLKAPAQTYTRELLAAVPRVGVRREAVREPARDDSVLLEATALQRRFGGGKRTATAVDGVSLSIRAGETVGVVGESGSGKTTLGRMLVRLLEPTGGQLRYRGRDIGGLGERELRAFRGELQMVFQDPVSSLNPRRSIGESIADPLRAAGKLGEAQITGRVRDLLERVGLDPGSYHRYPHEFSGGQRQRVGIARALAPEPKLIVCDEPVSALDVTTQAQVVRLLGELQRDLGLALVFIAHDLAVVRQVSDRLVVMRGGRIVEEGPADAVYERPSHPYTRGLLAAVPGLEPAVVPVGAGAETVARGNTAA, from the coding sequence ATGACGACCGAACCCCTGGTCGTGGTGGACGGCCTGTCCGTCGCCTTCCCGGCCGCCCCCGGCGGCGGCCTCGTCCGCGCCGTGACGGACCTCTCCTTCACCCTCCCGGCGGGCGGGGCGCTCGGCGTCGTGGGCGAGTCCGGGTCGGGCAAGTCCACGGCCGCGTACGCCCTGCTCGGGCTGCACCGCGGCACGGGCGCCCGCGTCACCGGCTCGGTGCGCGTGGCGGGCCACGACGTGCCGGCCGCGTCGGACGCGGAACTGCGCCGCCTGCGCGGCGGGGTGGCCGCCATGGTGTTCCAGGACCCGCTGTCCTCGCTCGACCCCTACCAGGCGATCGGCGACCAGATCGCGGAGGTCTACCGGGTCCACCGGCGGGGTGCCTCAGGGAAGGCGGCACGCGCGCGTGCCGTCCACGTGCTGGACCGCGTCGGCATCCCGGACGCGGCCCGCCGCGCCCGCTTTCGCCCCCACGAGTTCAGCGGCGGCATGCGCCAGCGCGCCCTCATCGCCATGGCCCTGGCCTGCGAGCCGCGGCTGCTGGTCGCCGACGAACCCACCACCGCCCTCGACGTCACCGTCCAGGCGCAGGTTCTCGGCCTCCTGCGTGAGCTGCGCGCCGAGACCGGCATGGGCCTGATCCTGGTCACCCACGACCTGGGCGTCGCCGCCGGGAACGTCGACGAGCTGCTGGTGATGAAGGACGGCGCCGCCGTCGAGCACGGACCGGTGGGCACGGTGCTGAAGGCGCCCGCCCAGACGTACACCCGTGAGCTGCTGGCCGCCGTACCGCGGGTGGGCGTCCGCCGCGAGGCCGTCCGTGAGCCCGCGCGCGACGACTCCGTCCTCCTCGAAGCCACCGCCCTGCAAAGGCGGTTCGGCGGCGGCAAGCGGACCGCCACCGCCGTCGACGGCGTCTCGCTGAGCATCCGGGCCGGCGAGACGGTCGGGGTGGTCGGCGAGTCCGGCAGCGGCAAGACCACGCTCGGCCGGATGCTGGTGCGGCTGCTGGAGCCCACCGGCGGGCAGCTGCGCTACCGCGGCCGGGACATCGGCGGCCTGGGGGAGCGTGAGCTGCGCGCCTTCCGCGGCGAGCTTCAGATGGTCTTCCAGGACCCGGTCTCCTCGCTCAACCCGCGCCGCAGCATCGGCGAGTCCATCGCCGACCCGCTGCGCGCCGCCGGGAAGCTGGGGGAGGCTCAGATCACCGGCCGCGTACGGGATCTGCTGGAGCGCGTGGGCCTGGACCCGGGCTCCTACCACCGCTATCCGCACGAGTTCAGCGGCGGACAGCGGCAGCGCGTGGGCATCGCCCGGGCACTGGCCCCCGAGCCGAAGCTGATCGTCTGCGACGAGCCGGTCTCCGCGCTCGACGTCACCACGCAGGCACAGGTCGTGCGGCTGCTGGGGGAGTTGCAGCGGGACCTGGGGCTGGCGCTGGTCTTCATCGCCCACGACCTGGCCGTCGTCCGCCAGGTCAGCGACCGGCTCGTGGTGATGCGCGGCGGGCGGATCGTCGAGGAGGGCCCCGCCGACGCCGTCTACGAGCGGCCCTCCCACCCCTACACCCGGGGGCTGCTGGCGGCCGTTCCCGGCCTGGAGCCGGCGGTCGTCCCCGTGGGCGCCGGGGCGGAAACCGTGGCACGGGGGAATACAGCCGCATAG
- a CDS encoding DUF3492 domain-containing protein, protein MRVGLLSEGGYPYAAGEGGEWCDHLVRGLGQHDFELYALSRSARQEDSGWHALPGNVRRVRAAPLWGGPAPGSGGRAYGSYGRDQRRRFTAHFGDLAAAVTLPGDQAYRFADGLDGLADLARDEGGLAAALRSELALRALETACRAPGALPAAYAARVADLLVVSGLLERALRPLSLDWYGSADGDRGLAAVDLCHATSAGPAALPGLLAKRFFGTPLLVTEYEVRLREYYLGGGADPEACSAPARTLLSAFHRLLAERIYGEAALVTAGDGQGRRWQERCGADRARQRTVHPGMDASLYEAVGEGDPAVCPAADDGTTLVWVGGRVEPHLWEALAVLRAAEPGVRVRVVGVPPDPQTAPGTPEGVRFGPATGPEDYAAGSVVVLSGAVEGFPAALAEAMFCGRATVSPDVGAVREVIGGTGLVVPPRDPRALAGACLDLLRDPERRARLGAAARARALELFTVEQNVSAFGAIYLEVLSRAPVQHTAPDPSVPFSHAAGAHPPLTMSPRSASPTWAGRP, encoded by the coding sequence GTGCGTGTGGGACTGCTTTCCGAGGGCGGGTACCCGTATGCCGCCGGCGAGGGCGGGGAGTGGTGCGACCATCTGGTGCGCGGACTCGGCCAGCACGACTTCGAGCTCTACGCCCTGAGCCGCAGCGCCCGCCAGGAGGACAGCGGTTGGCACGCACTGCCGGGAAACGTCCGGCGCGTGAGAGCGGCACCCCTGTGGGGCGGCCCGGCGCCGGGGAGCGGCGGCCGCGCCTACGGATCGTACGGGCGCGATCAGCGGCGCCGCTTCACGGCGCACTTCGGGGACCTGGCCGCGGCCGTCACGCTGCCCGGTGATCAGGCGTACCGTTTCGCCGACGGCCTGGACGGACTGGCCGACCTCGCCCGCGACGAGGGCGGCCTCGCCGCCGCCCTCCGCTCCGAACTGGCCCTGCGCGCCCTGGAGACCGCCTGCCGGGCCCCGGGCGCCCTCCCCGCCGCCTACGCCGCCCGCGTCGCCGACCTCCTCGTCGTCTCCGGCCTCCTGGAGCGGGCCCTGCGTCCCCTCTCCCTCGACTGGTACGGCAGCGCCGACGGCGACCGCGGTCTCGCCGCCGTCGACCTCTGCCACGCCACCTCCGCCGGGCCCGCCGCCCTCCCGGGCCTGCTGGCCAAACGCTTCTTCGGCACCCCCCTCCTCGTCACCGAGTACGAGGTCCGGCTGCGCGAGTACTACCTGGGCGGCGGCGCCGACCCCGAGGCCTGCTCCGCGCCCGCGCGGACCCTGCTCTCCGCCTTCCACCGGCTGCTGGCCGAGCGGATCTACGGCGAGGCCGCCCTGGTCACCGCCGGCGACGGACAAGGCCGCCGCTGGCAGGAACGCTGCGGGGCCGACCGCGCCCGGCAGCGCACGGTCCACCCCGGCATGGACGCGAGCCTCTACGAGGCCGTCGGCGAGGGCGACCCCGCGGTGTGCCCCGCCGCCGACGACGGGACGACGCTGGTGTGGGTCGGCGGCCGTGTCGAGCCCCACCTGTGGGAGGCCCTCGCCGTGCTGCGGGCGGCCGAACCGGGCGTCCGGGTGAGAGTCGTCGGGGTGCCGCCCGATCCGCAGACCGCTCCCGGGACGCCGGAGGGGGTGCGGTTCGGGCCCGCCACGGGCCCCGAGGACTACGCCGCCGGCAGCGTCGTCGTCCTCTCCGGCGCCGTCGAGGGCTTCCCCGCCGCCCTGGCCGAGGCGATGTTCTGCGGCCGGGCCACCGTCTCGCCCGACGTCGGCGCCGTGCGGGAGGTCATCGGCGGCACGGGCCTGGTCGTCCCGCCGCGCGACCCCCGGGCCCTGGCCGGGGCCTGCCTGGACCTGCTGCGCGACCCCGAACGGCGGGCCCGGCTCGGCGCCGCCGCCCGGGCCCGCGCCCTGGAGCTCTTCACCGTCGAGCAGAACGTCTCCGCCTTCGGGGCGATCTATTTGGAGGTCCTCTCCCGCGCCCCCGTCCAGCACACCGCCCCCGACCCCTCCGTCCCCTTCTCCCACGCCGCCGGCGCCCACCCGCCGCTCACCATGTCCCCGCGTTCCGCCTCGCCGACCTGGGCGGGGCGCCCATGA